Part of the Triticum urartu cultivar G1812 chromosome 2, Tu2.1, whole genome shotgun sequence genome, aatgatgatggaagtttatttagtttggctgccacatttgtcatgcgattatagagtttttttgttctatgaaatcgataattttgcgcagagagatataccgctgttccgcgcCAACGTGTGGgaactcatctagtaatatttaggaacggagggagtactatgtaaagagttaggtgtcgcatggtgatagtgtgaggtgggccatgtaatcactgagcctgcgtgttttcactacTCTTGCatgcctccgctgtaagaatggagaaaattgtaatctagcagtagtatacctcctttcgccgaaagcgtgggacatccagcagtcctaccacctcagtaataaagaccaatgagacgtcaaatcacatagacccagcagtaagttggacggacgaagcaaccatcactcttgcgccagtgagaggtcgcgtccggtCTGCCCGGgtatgaatgcggcaccgattctttggagcggcgctgaccgtttcggacgggaagcgcgcgcgggcgatggaggagctttgggtgggccaggctggtcaggagcgggcatggcagctgtccgcatgtccctaccggacacgcccggaaacgagaggatgcaccgactcttgcggctaaaatcgtacactacacgaCATCTCTCTGTAgcagtaggtcgatctgtcgctctctctaacacacacatggtgttacacacacacacacacacacacgcacacgcacgcaccttggtcctgttgcaccttctaacgtgacttattacacctagacggagggagtagtaagtatacgagatacggtggcacactgacttaagtcgaatacaagtgcccaaaatttgtgtgcatgttacaataaggattcacttaaaatagtacgtgagcgaacagagggatcaattggacagtgttcccaagtagtagcgagatgtgtgaggtaagatacaccgctggcgcttttaatttttcttattaatttgtttgtttcaccctctgactggtgggacccaacgtactacgtggagagaggtaaggtgactaaggctgcattatttcagcaccactgtggatagtcttaccaccaaagccacatgacacgattatgattgaaatcccaatgactcccacacacacacaaaaaaaacacggcatgcttgtcacacgaatgcaggaatgtataaaaggttatttccctctcgttgaacataacgggagggttgtgtagctggttagcctgttcgctcatcaaacctgaggtctcgggttcgataactacacttgagcataatttgtgccaggatgGATTCTTAGACtcgtcaaaatgttttctagggtttgcactcttcacactctctctccagtatatatatacacgccggagcctcagcgcttgtagttgctctcttcacactctctcgccctctcccacttgagcctcagcgcttgtagttgctctcttcacactctcttgCCCTCTCCCattggagcctcagcgcttgtagttgctctcttcacactctctcaccctctccagatctaaacaagacttcgttggcctctctctcccctcactgctacTCAAAGatccggcaggatccgtccgccgggaagggaaggaggctcaacgctgtcgccgtcggcgagggactaccggcgcagctgttcactttccacccagcggtggcgcgggagggcctccgaccccttcttcttcgccgacgtcccatcgcccaccgaaccacgtcccaagaaccttaaggtataatttacttactccacatgcattgctctagctacatgtataccatgaatctaggacgtggttcaaagaggaaaggagtgggggaaagtagtgggaaaagttgtatatagcatgaatctaggacgtggttcaaagaggaaatgaagggggaaagttgtatagcattaatctaggacgtggttcaaataggaaaggaatgggggaaagtagtggggaaagttgtatcacataaatctaagacgtggttcaaagaggaaaggaaggggtgaaagtactagttcaaaaaggaaaggaagggacaaggctgtagagtttgagcaggactagatttgctgcgctcacatagggaaaggcgtctaaagataacaaaactgggaccaacacaaatatgctccttggttgtttgttctttgttgcaacagactgtgcatgaccacagtacatcggtagatgcacatggtgctagtgcgtccactgtcctatgcaactcattagctgttgttaatctaaggccatgtttggttaaaaactccctagtccctacctgctgggttccagggactaaacatggactagaggttattaaatgacatgctaaaagaccatgttacccctagtaatgaactaatagagacaaggtgcgatgcgtggcaggggcaactgttggaaaaagtcccaaaaagactccctcggggtcttctttctctagtcccaaatgcccacttttagtccctaaaattCCCTCCTCTTTGgcttagatgggactgacacggagtttttttagtccctacaccaaaatgtccctgtaaacaaacaccctctaataatgccgctgtaaaattgatgcaatgccatagttaaaagcaaattacatgtttaatgaATTTTATTCTTAATAtcatctctatgttaatattaatcaatgccatcgtttgagaaatgctactgtcttgctttctttcccatttagataaggtagatgcttctttttgttggcttctgtggcatccaccgttattgaccactaattgtttcctttgcacctctgtgtaaacagggttatgtgcttcacctcgttgccattgtgaccttttgttgcacttcacaaaacacttttgttttaagagtgttttgtgaagttcaaccaaaatgtcacactaacaacgttgcttgattgcttgatcttagtggaactgcacaagaggagatcttacttcctatccgttaaggcgaatttggttcagatcttcttcttgtgagttgtttgaattccgcatcatgagaagtcagtactagccttctttcacatgattctgcagtgtgcattcatatgttgtgctacctgtacgataatgttgcttgattttagtgaactgcacaaatggagacaagatttccaatctgtatgtgcaccatTTTTTTGCTGtaatgcgcgagtacaatgttgttctaggattctttctggtgagttccatttttctaaaagtgtgctctacatagaccatgtatgtgcctgttgaaattgtcaattcatagtacaatttgctctatactaatcacttttttgtatttgtgcaaacaggggtgctcagcttgatttcaatgggaactgcacaaaatgttcatgaatacatcgaatcattcatttccaccacaagaaagaggtcctgacaagttcaaggcgttgcaacttATAAGgccgaaatcatacaagctacccgcaaatttggttgattttggtggaactgcacaaaaagaacggctggtttatttagcacgaggtgccatgtcaatgtccgaactgatgacaaaccctgcccattccacaatcgtaggcatttgatattttggaatgggacaaccttgtcaaattttgctcattgattttagcaagacatgcgtttgatattttcgaatgggacgccttttgtggtcagcagcgtcgatcaattttttatttattctttagttgtgaagtaaatattgcctctaacatgtgagtcgctgagatgcataatcatcaattgttttgaatgttctctatgaatttccaggcctgtgtgtttgattgcaatgtacagaaacgctaaaaagctgctcaaactctttgtactccttctgttcctttttacttcgcacattgtgaaagtNNNNNNNNNNNNNNNNNNNNNNNNNNNNNNNNNNNNNNNNNNNNNNNNNNNNNNNNNNNNNNNNNNNNNNNNNNNNNNNNNNNNNNNNNNNNNNNNNNNNNNNNNNNNNNNNNNNNNNNNNNNNNNNNNNNNNNNNNNNNNNNNNNNNNNNNNNNNNNNNNNNNNNNNNNNNNNNNNNNNNNNNNNNNNNNNNNNNNNNNNNNNNNNNNNNNNNNNNNNNNNNNNNNNNNNNNNNNNNNNNNNNNNNNNNNNNNNNNNNNNNNNNNNNNNNNNNNNNNNNNNNNNNNNNNNNNNNNNNNNNNNNNNNNNNNNNNNNNNNNNNNNNNNNNNNNNNNNNNNNNNNNNNNNNNNNNNNNNNNNNNNNNNNNNNNNNNNNNNNNNNNNNNNNNNNNNNNNNNNNNNNNNNNNNNNNNNNNNNNNNNNNNNNNNNNNNNNNNNNNNNNNNNNNNNNNNNNNNNNNNNNNNNNNNNNNNNNNNNNNNNNNNNNNNNNNNNNNNNNNNNNNNNNNNNNNNNNNNNNNNNNNNNNNNNNNNNNNNNNNNNNNNNNNNNNNNNNNNNNNNNNNNNNNNNNNNNNNNNNNNNNNNNNNNNNNNNNNNNNNNNNNNNNNNNNNNNNNNNNNNNNNNNNNNNNNNNNNNNNNNNNNNNNNNNNNNNNNNNNNNNNNNNNNNNNNNNNNNNNNNNNNNNNNNNNNNNNNNNNNNNNNNNNNNNNNNNNNNNNNNNNNNNNNNNNNNNNNNNNNNNNNNNNNNNNNNNNNNNNNNNNNNNNNNNNNNNNNNNNNNNNNNNNNNNNNNNNNNNNNNNNNNNNNNNNNNNNNNNNNNNNNNNNNNNNNNNNNNNNNNNNNNNNNNNNNNNNNNNNNNNNNNNNNNNNNNNNNNNNNNNNNNNNNNNNNNNNNNNNNNNNNNNNNNNNNNNNNNNNNNNNNNNNNNNNNNNNNNNNNNNNNNNNNNNNNNNNNNNNNNNNNNNNNNNNNNNNNNNNNNNNNNNNNNNNNNNNNNNNNNNNNNNNNNNNNNNNNNNNNNNNNNNNNNNNNNNNNNNNNNNNNNNNNNNNNNNNNNNNNNNNNNNNNNNNNNNNNNNNNNNNNNNNNNNNNNNNNNNNNNNNNNNNNNNNNNNNNNNNNNNNNNNNNNNNNNNNNNNNNNNNNNNNNNNNNNNNNNNNNNNNNNNNNNNNNNNNNNNNNNNNNNNNNNNNNNNNNNNNNNNNNNNNNNNNNNNNNNNNNNNNNNNNNNNNNNNNNNNNNNNNNNNNNNNNNNNNNNNNNNNNNNNNNNNNNNNNNNNNNNNNNNNNNNNNNNNNNNNNNNNNNNNNNNNNNNNNNNNNNNNNNNNNNNNNNNNNNNNNNNNNNNNNNNNNNNNNNTCAACAGGAGGCAGTAGAGGAAGTAGCGGGCGACGACGAAGTCCAGGGGGGCGACCTCAGGCTTCGAGGATGGTGGGGAGCGCGTGAATGACGACAGCCATGGCGGTGGTGGTTCAGGTGTGTGCGCGGAGGAAGAGAACGTCGCGAGGGGGAAGGAGTGGACGACTAGGGTTCGTCTAGGTGTCGAGATGGTCTTGTAGACGGCGGGGAGGTAGTGGATGGACGGCGCGTGCACCCTGCTGGCTATGGAGCCGGTGGATGGCCGCCACGCCCTTTGTCCTGTACAGAAGAAGGGGATGAACCCCATTGGGCTGGGCCATAGCACTGTTGCACATAGAGCCCACTAGTACAGTATTAGCTAGCACTTTttccttttgttttcttttttttcttattCTATCTCCACTGTTTTGTATTAACATTTGCTACCCATTGACTTTTGTTAAATATGGTATTAGGCACATAAATACTAGGCATTATTTTTTAGCATGCTCACAAGGTTTGGAGGCAATTTGAGTTAAACAAATAATTGTTTATTTTGAAAAGGTCGTTTTACTTGTTGTTGGACCATTTGTTAAATTACTACAAATTTATTTGTGAGTCAAATGAAGTTTGTTTCAACATGACAATTGATCAGGGGAAATTATAGAATAATACGAACATTTTTGCTTTACTGTTTTAAGAAACTATAATTTGACTTGTCATTTGAATTTACCTTGAAACGAGTAAGATTTAGCAAAATTTTAATTATGATGACCTGGCATCATTAATAGGGGTTATTGTAGCTTAACTATCGGGGTGTCACAGGGCTGACCCTTGCCGTAAGTCCTCGAGACGGGCGACAAGATCACGGATCGTCTCCGCGCGTTCCCAAGACACTAACGGGTTTGGATATGTGATCTGAGTAGGCCTCTAGCCTTTTCGCACTAACTACCATGTGGGAATAAGTATGGGCACTCGGTGTCGTACGATTCTCTAAAAGCTCTTCGGACGTCAGCAATTGAGTGGCGCGCGCCCGATTGGATGGGAACCACTTGCGCTTGTATTAAGGGGTGGGTCTGCTCCAGGCCGAGCGCGCAGGAGTGCAAAGGGTGATGGGCCCAAGACCCCTTAGCGCTTAGGATGTAGACAGGCATGTTGACCTCTCTGTTGAGCCTAGGTAGGACTACGGTGTGTTGATCAGCCGAGGCTGGACATGACCCGAAAAAGTGTGTCTAGTCGGAGTTAATCGATCGTGTTtagtaagttggtgcacccctgcaaggaAGTAATCTATTCGACTAGCCATATCCACGGTAACCGACGctcggagttgtatcccgatctaCTAAATGGATATGATAGCTCCGGGATCGCTTTCTCGTAGGGAGGAAGGATCTCTTGGCGTTACTAAAATATACTTTTGACTTTATGATATGCAAATATGCACTCTTCTAATGCTGCAAGACGCTGGTCTTCCCTTCTGTTCTGGCATTTTTGCAGTATAGTCCAAAGATGCACATTCCTTTGATACCGatgcatacttagtatagatATGATGCATACTCAATACCCaattgctttgctacctctttacgcctctacccgattgctgcgatcagatgatggagtccaggagccagctGATCCCGCCAATGACTACTACTACACCGACGGAGCCTACTACTACCTAGAGACCACCGATGACCAGGAATAGTTGGGGGaccccaggcaggaggcctgcgcctttTCGATCTAGTATCATTGttttgctagccttcttaagCTAGACTTGTTTATCCTATGTCTCTACTcatatattgttgcttccactgacttaAGCCTTTGtggccctggcttgtaatataaatctttatgtttgaatttgtgtctagagttgtgttatGATATCTTTTCGTGAGTCTTTGATCTTGATCGTGcgcatttgcgtgtatgattaatGCATGATTAAGTTAAAGTTACTTTGTGCAAAATGCTATGTTAATTAGGAGATACACAAGTCGAGACCGTCAAATATCACTAATAGTATGTTATTTGTTGATACATAAGAAGATCCTTTTTTCAATCTAAGTAAAATATATAGCTTCAAAAAATGTAAGTAAAATATATTTTGATTTCTCTAAAACGTTTGTGGTTATGTTCATTCGCCGAGCTTTTGCAATTGAAGATTTTGTTTACCAGAAACCAATTGTTTACTAAAATAAACTTTTCATTGCTCCCATTGCTAACTGCAAAATCTAATAGAGGAAAAAAGCTCCAATTGTTTACTAAACCCTGAATTGGGAAAGGTAGGTAGGCGAAAAGAAACCTGGAATAAAAGCCTACACACGAGTCGCTTGCTAGAGATTTTAGCATGAATCGCAGCACTCGATTGAACAGATAATGTGAAGGAGAAAAATTCTAGAGACTCAAGTTCATGCCTGCATCACCCATACGGTGGTGGAGTCCATGGATACTGGAACAGAGGATGGGATCTCGGACTTAATAGATAGAAGATCTAGGCTTCAAAGAGTGTTGTGATCATTCACACATCACACGACACAGACCATAGGAATGTAACAGCCACATGCACAGCCACAGCCACTGCCACTGCCACTGCTTAATTCTGAAGGAAACTGGCAATGAAGGAAACTGTGTTCAGACTGACCTTGTTTTCAAAGTCATACCTTCCAATCTTGCTTGGTATAAACTGACAATACAGGAAACTGCGTTCCACTAGTTCATCACGACGCAGCCTTCGTAACTAGAGGGAAAAACGCTCGTTGCTGCAGCTGAGCACCAGTGGTTCCTCAAGTCTGACATAGATCAGACCACAGTCGCTTCCAGTTTTTTTCATGGATGGACTGCACAGGGCCACAAGGGCCACAACCATTGAAGCTTCTCTCTACCCAAAGAACGAACAGCATGAGCAAGATTATATGCTGCCCGCACTGAACAAACACAAGCCTGGACGGTTGAAGGTGCTAAAAGAAGGCTTGACGATGATGCGTAGAAACAAAAAAGGTTTCTTGTACTTCTAAACCTACAACAACCGATAAGCACAAGCCTGGACGATTAAGATTATATGCGGCCCACACTGAATAAGCACAAGCCTGGACGATTGGTGGTGCTCACTGGATTTTCAGAGAAAAAAAATTCTGGACGGTCGAGAACAAAAAATTAACATTCTCTACCTAGTAAAAGGTTTCTTCTTGTACTTCAAACGTACATCAACCACCAAGCTCTTTACTGGTAGTGGTAGAAACTAAGTATCAAGCATTAGGCATACGGAATGCTACCGGTATACGGAATGTGTATGAGATGGGTCCTGTATTAGGCAGATAGTCAACGAATTGTGCTACCGGTATACGGAACGTGTACAGGATGTGTGTGTACGAGAAGGGGAGTATTAGGTGTACTAGCGCATTAGAAAACGAGCTTTCTTTTCCTTTTGAAAACGTGTTGTTCGAGAGTTGCTACCAAAATTTTCTACTCCGAACAGAGGAGTCTGTGCCGAGTCCCTGGTTCGTCCCATGACTTTAGTCGTCCAATGGCAGGGTTGGTGCGTAAGGCAGAAAATATCATAGAAGAACGCAGGGAAATGCAGGTGTTCCTCTGAAATTTTCACCTACCGGTTCGAATACCTGAGGCAGGCGCCGTCGCGATCTTTCTCCCAGACGGACCGTAACTGCAGGTTGATCGATGATCGATCAGGCCAACAGGCACACTGTGGTGCAGGGATGCAGCCAATGGTGACCAAGGGGCCGGCACCCGATTCCAGTCGAGATCGACGAGATGCCATGCATCACCGGCGCTCCCCGGAGCTCTGCTTCGCGTGACACCGCAGCGGCGCCCTTCCTCTGCCTGAGGCAGCACCGGAAATAATAGCAACAAGTTTCATCAAATTGAAATTCGTTGCAAATAATCCTTCTCATGTATGTAAAGAAAGGGGAAAAGTAATAATAGTGCAATATACGCAGCGCACATGACAAAGATGATCAAGCACTTTCAGAAAAAAAGAAAGATCAAACTGCAGGTAATAATAGTGCAATATTCGAGTCAATTTCTACATCAATTTTTTCGTAAAACGAAATTTCTTCATCTACTGCCAATTATGTACAGGTTGTTTTTCCCATTTCTGCCGATTACCATGGCCCAGGAAGATGAAAGATCTAAACTTGCAATTAGCACagaatgaatgaatgaatgaaaACTCGATTCAATTCATTCGTACCTTGCGCGCTTCCTCGAGGTCGCTTCGTAGTAGTCGTCCTCGCGAGCAgaatcatcctcctcctccgtcgCCGGTGATGCAGCATCGTCCGCAGCAGCAAGATCGTAGAAGTAGTCGTACGAGACGAGATCGCCCAAGAAGTAGTCGTCGAGGACGAGATCCTTCCCTGGAGTCGCCGGCTCGGCGTAACGGCCGTCGAGATCACCCAAGAAGTAGTCGTCCGCGGCAGGCTCCTTCAGATCGAGCGGCCCGCCGGCGTCCCCGCCATCGTCGTCCTCCATGAGGAACCTCTCCAGCTCGCTCGCGTAGGTCGACATCCCGCCGTCGTCGCGATCCCCATGCGACTCCGACGGCGGCGCGCCGTCGTCCGTCACCACGGAGTCCGGCGAGCTCTCTCTCCCGCCGTCGCCACCATCACGAGAACCCGGATCCAAACCGAAACCGCCCTCCTTATCGGCCACGGCGGGCAGCAAGcactcgccgtcgccgccgcagAACTCGGTGAGGTCCATGTCCAGCAAGTCGAACTCGAACCCGTCCATAAAACCCAAGTCGAAGTCGAGATCATCCACGCCACCcaacgcggcggcggcggccatggcgcgAGTACGTACGCACGTCGACGAAGGTTCGATCGATGAGCCGGCCAACGCGCGCCCGGAAGTTTTTGAAATCAGAAGATTGTGAGGACGTCGACCAGGGGAGGGGGGATTTTATATGGGGGCGGGACGGAGACGGGGGAGACGTGGCCGGAGTCGGTTCCTTACCGCGCAAGGTTCGGCCGGGCCCCGGGCGGCGTATCCGGGAAGTTTCCTTTCCTTCCGGCCGCTGCGGGAGGAACCGACGTACGCACGCACGTCCCGATCGGAACGGGATAGCGCGACGTGGGGAGTTTGACTCTTCTCGTGGCGGTGGCCAAGTGATGAGCGGTGTGGATTGATTTGATCTGGTGCGTCGACGGTGCCGATCGGTCGAGATGCGTGCTTGCGTGTTTCTCCGGAGGTTTCTGGATTTCCTACGAGACGCGGTCCCGCGGGGAGGTACG contains:
- the LOC125539880 gene encoding uncharacterized protein LOC125539880, whose translation is MAAAAALGGVDDLDFDLGFMDGFEFDLLDMDLTEFCGGDGECLLPAVADKEGGFGLDPGSRDGGDGGRESSPDSVVTDDGAPPSESHGDRDDGGMSTYASELERFLMEDDDGGDAGGPLDLKEPAADDYFLGDLDGRYAEPATPGKDLVLDDYFLGDLVSYDYFYDLAAADDAASPATEEEDDSAREDDYYEATSRKRARQRKGAAAVSREAELRGAPVMHGISSISTGIGCRPLGHHWLHPCTTVCLLA